From Halorussus lipolyticus:
CCAATTAGGTTAGTAGCTACTCCGAGATGGTTTTAGGAGTATGAAACCGAGCAATTCTTTCGAGAGATAGGTTCTGCATTGGATGTCTCTATCGATAGTCGCACGGCCCCTCACTCAAAAAATAGACTAAAACTGGCTTACTCGTCGCTGGCTTCGGCTTCTTCGAGTTCCTCGACGATTTCGTCCTCGTCCACGTCGGCGTCTTCGAGGGCTTCTTCGAGGTCAGCGCCGCCCATGCCGCCGCCCATCATGCCGCCCATCGGACCCATGCCGCCGCCGTCGATGGTCTCTTGGATGATGACGCGGTCCAGACCGAGCTGGTCCATGACGTTCTGGGCGATCTGCTGTTTCTGGAACATCCACTGCTGGTTCATTGCCAACTGCGGAGTGCTCTCGATGTAGAGGGTCTCCTTCTCGACCGTCTCGGTTTCGGTCTCGGGTTCGGCGTCCTCGTCGTCGGACTCGACGATGGTTTCCTCTTCAACCTCGTCGGTCTCGATCCACATGTCGAGGTCGGCGTCGATGTACATCGAGACGAGACCTTGGGCCTGCTCAACGCGGTCCTCGACCTCACCGACGATTTCGTAGTCGTACTCGATGTCCTCGCCGGCCAGCGGGTGGTTGAAGTCCACGCGAGCGCGGCCGCCGATGATGGTCTCGACGTGACCGTGGTCGCCGTCCACGTTGACGTGGGCACCGGGGTAACGCTCGTCTTCCGGAATCTTGTCGGCGCTGACGGTCTTGACCTCTTCGGGGTTGTACTCGCCGAAGGCCTCCTCGGCGGGGATGGTCGTCTCGCCCGAGTGGCCGACCTCTTTGCCGACGAGGTCCTCCTCGACGCTCTCGAAGATGTGGCCTTCGCCGATGACGATGGTGCGCGGTTCGAACTCGCGCTCCTCCTCGTCGAGACCCTCCTCCTCGGCGACTTCGGGGTCGGTCGTGTCCACGATGTCGCCGTCGTCTACGGTGCGCGCGGTGTAGTCCAGACGGATGAAGTCGCCGTTCTGGAACCCTTCATTGGCCTCCGCTTGTGCTTCTTCTGTCTCTGCGTCGGCCGCTTCGGCCTCTTGTTCTTCACTCATACCCGGAACGTCGCTCGTTCGCCCCTTAAGAATCACGTTTCGTGTTTTGCGGTCGTCCACCGGGCGAACCGGCGACAACACGACACAGGCCGGGTAGGACGCCCGAATACGGAATTTTCGGCGAGGACACCGGCGTTCGCCGAACGCGCTCGCCCGTCGTCTGGCGGCCCCCGACACCGGCCCCTATCGAAACGATTTAAAGTCGCGGACGGGTAGGAGGGGGTATGAGCCAGTCCAAACAGAAGCAGGCGCGACGATGCGTCTCCTGCGGGATTAACATCTCCGGGACGAACGCGGCGTCGTTCAAGTGCCCCGACTGCGGGCAACAGATTTACCGCTGTGCCAAGTGTCGCAAGCAGAGCAACCTCTACGAGTGCCCCGACTGCGGGTTTATGGGTCCGTAACCATGGGAAAGGTAGCCGCCAAAATCAAGGTCATGCCGCAGAGTCCCGAAATCGACCTCGACGAGCTTCAGGAGACGCTCGAAGACTCGCTCCCCGAGGGCGCGAAGATTAACGGCTTCGAGCGCGACGAAGTGGCGTTCGGCCTCGTCGCCCTCCTCCCGACGGTCATCGTCCCCGACGACACGGGCGGGACGGAAGCCGTCGAGGAGGGCTTCTCGAACGTCGAAGGCGTCGAGAGCGTGGAAGTCCAGAACGTCGGCCGCATCTAATTCGGTTTTCGGCTCCGCAGTTGCGGTTTTTTGTTCGATGGTGAGCGACGGGTATCTCGGCGCTTTTCTAACGGCTGAGAAATGAGAATCTTTGTTAGGGCATTAGAAAGTTACTTTAGACCAATGCAAAAGAAGGTCAGGGCTAGCTACCGTCTGAGCAAAGGAGTCTCCGCATAGCACTGCTACCGCGAACCTCACACCTCCCCAGCCTCCTCACTCCCGTCGCTTCGCTCGGTCGTTCGTCCCTCGCGCGAGTCGTTTGCCTCGCTTCGCTCGTCACTCCCGCGCGCCGGGGCTTTTGTCCGGATTACCGAAACTTACGGCGTCCCGGCCCCAGTCGGCGCGTCCGGCAGGTCGAACTTCTCGGCGTCGATGCCCAACTCGTCCAGTGCCTGTTCGAGGTGGCGCTCCTCGGCGAAGTCGGCACCGTCCTCCTCGCGGATTCGCTGGGCCGCGGCGAGGACTTCGCCGCGCCGGTCGTCGGGAATCGCCCACTTGTCGGTCGAGAGTTCGATGGTCAGACCGTTGTGGTCGCTGGTGTACAGCGAGTGGAAGATACCGCGGTCGAACTCGTTGTAGCCTCGCCCGGCGTCTTCGAGGGCCTCGCGGACCTCCACGAATCGCTCGGGGTCGATGGAAAACGAGAGGTGGTGGACCGCGCCGACGCCGGTGCGCTGGGGCCGCGGGTTCGACGGCCGGTCGTCGTTCACGAAGAAGGTGAGGATACGCCCGTCACCCGTGTCGAAAAACAGGTGGGTCGAGTCGGGGTCGTCCAAGTTGGGTTGGCGAAGCACGAGGGGCATCCCGAGGAGGTCCCGGTAGAAGGCGATGGTCTCCTCGGCGTTGCTCCCGACGAGCGTAACGTGGTCGGTGCCGGTGGTGTTGATGGGGCTATCTGGAAGGTCGGCGGTGACCTCGAAGTCCTCGGCCGGTCGGCGTTCGTCTGCCATACCGCTGGGTAGTCGGCGAGCAACAATAGGTCTCAGGTAACATTCGCGTCACCGACACGACGCGGTTTCGAGAGGACGAAATCGAGCGCGGTTATTCGAGCGCCGCGTCGAACGCTTGCTGGAGGTCGGCCTTCAAGTCCTCGACGTTCTCGATGCCGATGCTCGCCCGAATCAGGCCGTCACGAAGCCCCGCCGCCACGCGCTCCTCCTTGGGAATCGCGGCGTGGGTCATGGTCGCCGGTTGCTCGATGAGGCTCTCGACGCCGCCCAGACTCTCGGCGAGCGTGAAGACCTCGGTCTCGCTCACTACGTCGGCGGTCTCCTCCAAGGAGGCGTCCATCTCGAAACTGACCATCCCGCCGAAGTCGTCCATCTGCTCGCTGGCGAGGTCGTGGTCCGAGTGCGATTCGAGACCGGGGTAGTAGACGCGCTGAACGTCGTCGTGGCCCTCCAACCACTCGGCGAGCGTCCGGGCGTTCTCGCAGTGGCGGTCCATCCGGACCGGGAGGGTCTTGGTCCCGCGGAGGACGAGGAAACACTCGTGGGGACCGGGTGTCGCGCCGACGCTGTTCTGGTAGAATCCGAACTTCTCGTCTAGCTCCTCGTCGTCGGTGACGAGCGCGCCGCCCACCACGTCGGAGTGGCCGCCCATGTACTTCGTCAGCGAGTGGGTCACGAGGTCAGCGCCGAGTTCGAGCGGGCGCTGAAGGTACGGCGTGGCGAAGGTGTTGTCCACCGCGCAGAGGGCGTCGTAGTCGTCGGCGATGTCGGCGGTGCCCTCGAT
This genomic window contains:
- a CDS encoding elongation factor 1-beta; its protein translation is MGKVAAKIKVMPQSPEIDLDELQETLEDSLPEGAKINGFERDEVAFGLVALLPTVIVPDDTGGTEAVEEGFSNVEGVESVEVQNVGRI
- a CDS encoding cystathionine gamma-synthase encodes the protein MTDDDDDEFRFETRSIHAGQEPDEETGALMTPIHANSTYKQDAPGEHRGYEYSRTGNPTRTDLEENVASLEGGEYGRAFSSGMGAINTVLNLLESGDHVVASEDVYGGTHRIFTQVYEQYDLEFDFVDMTDLDETESAMRDATELVWVETPTNPLLNVVDIEGTADIADDYDALCAVDNTFATPYLQRPLELGADLVTHSLTKYMGGHSDVVGGALVTDDEELDEKFGFYQNSVGATPGPHECFLVLRGTKTLPVRMDRHCENARTLAEWLEGHDDVQRVYYPGLESHSDHDLASEQMDDFGGMVSFEMDASLEETADVVSETEVFTLAESLGGVESLIEQPATMTHAAIPKEERVAAGLRDGLIRASIGIENVEDLKADLQQAFDAALE
- a CDS encoding FKBP-type peptidyl-prolyl cis-trans isomerase — protein: MSEEQEAEAADAETEEAQAEANEGFQNGDFIRLDYTARTVDDGDIVDTTDPEVAEEEGLDEEEREFEPRTIVIGEGHIFESVEEDLVGKEVGHSGETTIPAEEAFGEYNPEEVKTVSADKIPEDERYPGAHVNVDGDHGHVETIIGGRARVDFNHPLAGEDIEYDYEIVGEVEDRVEQAQGLVSMYIDADLDMWIETDEVEEETIVESDDEDAEPETETETVEKETLYIESTPQLAMNQQWMFQKQQIAQNVMDQLGLDRVIIQETIDGGGMGPMGGMMGGGMGGADLEEALEDADVDEDEIVEELEEAEASDE
- a CDS encoding VOC family protein is translated as MADERRPAEDFEVTADLPDSPINTTGTDHVTLVGSNAEETIAFYRDLLGMPLVLRQPNLDDPDSTHLFFDTGDGRILTFFVNDDRPSNPRPQRTGVGAVHHLSFSIDPERFVEVREALEDAGRGYNEFDRGIFHSLYTSDHNGLTIELSTDKWAIPDDRRGEVLAAAQRIREEDGADFAEERHLEQALDELGIDAEKFDLPDAPTGAGTP
- a CDS encoding HVO_2753 family zinc finger protein, which codes for MSQSKQKQARRCVSCGINISGTNAASFKCPDCGQQIYRCAKCRKQSNLYECPDCGFMGP